The proteins below are encoded in one region of Styela clava chromosome 4, kaStyClav1.hap1.2, whole genome shotgun sequence:
- the LOC120327066 gene encoding chymotrypsinogen A-like produces MLNYATLLLAFATLALGYPNQRIIGGENAAINTYVWQVSLQEPYGSGYWHFCGGSLISSRYVMTAAHCYNDPSVVTVYAGSTKKFSGGTRFAIESFLVFPQYNSAEISNDYGIVKLAEEAVESSSIGFVALPPADHNSNTDYSTFNGGVGTTTGWGYINYRSQNHPKNELPDDLQVANIPVYGYADCNAVWGNTYQHDNMICGGSATAGGVCMGDSGGPLVQTINGVITLIGATSWAPSTCTTQYPSGWAKLAKERQWILDNTV; encoded by the exons ATGCTGAATTACGCTACTTTGTTGTTGGCTTTTGCCACTCTTGCTCTCG GATATCCAAATCAGAGAATCATTGGAGGCGAGAATGCAGCCATCAATACTTATGTCTGGCAG GTCTCACTGCAAGAACCATACGGAAGTGGGTACTGGCACTTTTGTGGAGGATCCTTGATTTCCTCACGATACGTTATGACGGCAGCTCATTGCTACAATGA TCCCAGTGTTGTGACGGTATATGCTGGATCTACGAAAAAATTTTCAGGGGGAACACGGTTCGCAATAGAGTCATTCCTTGTGTTTCCTCAATATAACAGTGCTGAAATATCCAACGACTACGGTATTGTGAAACTTGCCGAAGAAGCCGTTGAGAGCTCGAGT ATTGGATTTGTTGCTCTCCCTCCAGCTGATCACAATTCGAATACAGATTACAGCACTTTCAATGGCGGCGTAGGTACCACAACAGGATGGGGCTACATCAACTACCGAAGCCAAAATCACCCTAAAAATGAGTTACCAGATGATCTTCAAGTGGCGAATATTCCCGTTTATGGTTATGCTGATTGCAACGCCGTATGGGGAAATACTTATCAACATGACAACATGATTTGTGGTGGATCAGCGACAGCGGGTGGAGTGTGTATG GGAGATTCTGGTGGACCTCTTGTGCAAACGATCAACGGTGTAATAACCTTGATCGGTGCTACGTCTTGGGCCCCCAGTACATGTACTACCCAGTATCCAAGTGGCTGGGCAAAACTTGCAAAAGAACGTCAATGGATTCTTGACAATACCGTCTAA